Genomic segment of Synchiropus splendidus isolate RoL2022-P1 chromosome 4, RoL_Sspl_1.0, whole genome shotgun sequence:
GCCCACGACACCGCTTTCTTTCACCCTTTGGGATAcaatgattatgattattattactgaTGAGATTATTTCAGATATAGATGAAGAAAAATTCAACTATTTCACCTTAAACCAACTCTAGTTTCGATTTGCCTGCTTGTTTTGTTAGTCAAAGTGTGACCCAGCAATTTCAGGTGAGCTTTAAAAGCCACACAGCCTCTTGTGTCAACAAACACCTCGTTTTAAGGTTAACTTGTTTAGACTGGCTAAACACGTTTTAAAAGCTCTAACCAATCATCCTGTTTCGTGATCGCACTTGCGTTCATCCCGCTTTACTTCCGCTCACAGCGAAACTCGCTTCCATGTCACTTCCGGAACTACCTGAGCAGGTAAACAGCCGCTCCGGAAAAACCTGCGAAGGATTCGCTCATTGACTTGTGAGATGAGCAGCAGTCAAACGTCGAGTGAGTCCAATTTCTGTAGATTAAAACGATATCTTTGTGTCTTTAACCGCCGCGTAGCGATCGTGGTTTATCAAAGTAGATAAAAAGGAAGAGTTCGGAAACTCGCTCGGTGCTTGACCTCGAATGCGCAgttaatattatttatattttgttattcAGATTGGCAAATAAAGTGTCACGTTAGTTCAATGTAGGATTGGTGAGTGAGTGCGCTATCGATTACCATCACTCTCGAGACTACTTCCGATATATATTTTCCTTCATTAATAACCCCTTTTTATTCCAGTCAAATATCATCCGAAGCAATATTAGCGTGTGTGAGATGTATTTGCCGATGTTtgcaaatgtattgattctggTTCTGACTCATTGTAGTCCGCGGTTTATTTATTAGCATCGTGTTTGATATTGCGACATATTGGAGTTATAACACTAGAAGACGAACTTAATCACTTTGATGCATCATGGTGAAACAAAAGACTGTGCACGATTCGTAACTGCGATTGTAGAAGGAGAACTTGGTTAGCCATGTTGGCCATACTGCTCGTACTGCTCTAACTGTACCGGTGGTCAGAAGCAGTTCTGATACTCATCCCCAGCAACAACAAAACTTCAGGTTGTAATAGTAGCAGTACTATCACAGTAATAACTAATGGGCATCTGTAGTGATACTGGTGATCAGTAGTAGTGAGACTAAGTGAGGGTTGACTAATTATAATACAGTACTGTAGAAGTGCCAGGCACAATAATACAAACAGTACAAACAGTGTTTATTCCAGGAATAGTCACGGTAAGATGCATGTGCAAGTATGTCACTCATGCTCTTCAGGTGTCCCGACTTCTACTAAACTGCTACTGTAACTGCAGAAGTACTCAAAGCTGTGATATACAGTAATGTGAAGTACTTGTGGTGGTACTACCGATACTAATTAGATATTAGTAGGACTACAGCTAGAGCTTCATGTGTTCTGGATTTGTTAGCTGACTTGGATTGACGTCTTGGGATTTGAAATGAGTGGTTATACTGCTGTTGAAGTTTCCAGagtttctgtctgtgttcagaTCATGTGTGTAGTGAGTGTGCTGTCATTCCTCTGTCAATATTGATCAAGCAGTTGCAGACATAAGCACAGCCACGAGGCATGTTATTTTCTGGTGAAGGTCTTGCGTTGATGGCAGAACTTTAGGGATATTCTGAGGTCCTGAGCAGTAATCCTCGTGCCAACTCTCTTTCAGGATGGCTGATGGAATGAAGACTGAGCTGGTGAGCGCCATCCACCTTCAGGAAGTGGAATTGAACTGGTCGCCTCTTGAGTCTGGACAAAAAAGAAAGCATGAAAAAGGTGAGTTCTTGAAACAAGAGTTGAATTTCTTACTTATAgacgtacgtgtgtgtgtgtgctctgcaGAACAGAcgttcacagtggaggaggcggtggagaCCATCGGCTTTGGCCGCTTTcacatcattttatttctcataatGGGGAGCACGAACGTAAGCGTGTATTGGGAAGGAGCGGTCGCCCTCCAGGTGTCGCTCTGACAGGTTGTCCTCTTCTGCCTTAAGATTGTGGAGGCGATGGAGATCATGCTGCTGGCGGTGGTGTCTCCTGAGATCAGGTGTGAGTGGCAGCTGAAGGACTGGGAGGTGGCGCTGGTGTCCACGGTGAGATCCctctcttctctgctgctgaTAGACGTTGTCGCACTCACATGAATGGTCCTGCAGATGGTGTTCATGGGCTTCATGGCGTGTGGGGCTCTGAGCGGATACATCGCCGACAGATACGGACGCTGGAAGGTCACCAAGGCTCCGGCGGAGCTTTTTTAACTTGACCTTTAGCTGGTGTTTGACCCAGTGTGTTCTTGTGCGTCAGGTGGTGTTTGTGGGGTTTGTGTGGAGCTCCTACTTCTCTCTGCTCACATCGTTCGCGCCGTCATACGGCTGGTTCATCTTCCTGCGCACTATGGTGGGCTGTGGTGTCGCTGGAGTGTCTCAGGGGTGAGACCAAACACACACGTCCCTTTTTTGCCTAACTAATTCACTTGTGCACCTTTTGCAGAGACAGAGTGATCAATTCAATAAAAGCCTTTTATCACCAGTAGCTTTAATGTTTTCCACTCGAGATGGTGGAGAGTTACATGAATCCCCCTAAGTTTCCCGTCAGAGTGCAATGTCCTTGTCACTACAATCACTGCTGGTGTGCAcaatttctctctctctctctctctctcacacacatacacacacaaacactgtttgACCTACATTGGAAAAAGGGattcttcaaaaaaacaaatcacgtCATTTGCATTTCATTCTCTAATATTATACAGTAACTTAATGGACTAATATAGTGAGCTCTGTGATGCAGGTTTGTGTTGAAGACAGAGTTCATTCCTGCGAAGCACCGTGCAACCCTGCTCCCCCTGGCCACGGTGAGTCTTTCTGCAGTCTCAGCTGTTGCAGGAATGTGCCTTCACTGTGCTCCTCCCACAGGTCTTCTGGATGATCGGCTCCATGCTGATCATCATCTTGGGCATGTTGGTGGTTCCAACTCTGGGCTGGAGGTGGATGATCCGGTTCTCCGTCACACCcagcatcatcctcatcttcctctttaaGGTGTGAATAAACTCCTGCACAAACCAGTTGTCCCGCTGACACTTCTGTCTCCCTTCAGTTCATTCCTGAGTCGGCGCGCTACAACGTGTCTGCAGGAAATCACCAGGCTGCTCTCAACACCTTGAGCAAGATTGCCAAGATGAACCGGGCGCACCTACCTCCTGGGCATCTGGTGGAGCCCactgtggtgcgttcagggtCAAGCGGGGTGTTCTGTGTCTGCTGGtggctcatgttttttttggtgtttcagAAAGAGCGAGGCAACTGGAGGATTTTGCTGACACCATCACTCAGGAGAAccacgctgctgctgtggtATTCCTGGTAGGTCTGAAGGTTCCTGGCTTCTTTGAGATACTTGCATCAATCTTAGCGTTATGTACGTTTTGACTTACAAGTTGACCTTGAATATGGGGCGAACTTGGGTACCTCCCTTGTATTTTCTGTGGTGGGTTTTCTCAGAGTgcactggtttcctcccacatactGAGGTTAGCCAGTGGGTCTAAATTCTGGGTGTGAGTGGTGGTTTGTTTAAGTGTCGTGTCTTGGACTGGTGGTCTCTCCAACATTCGCCTGGAGTAGTTTTTGAGAACAGCTGAAGGACTTTGAGGAAAAAGGTCTCCTCTAACAGtttatgtattttcaaaagTCCTACTACTACTGAGTACTTGTGTTGCACGGCAGGTTTGTAGCCTCCTTCATCTACTACggctctgtgctgagcagctCAGAACTGCTGGAGAAGAACCTGCTGTGCGTCACTGACCCCGACACCGAGCATGCAGTCAAGCACAAACACGAGGATGGAATTTGTTACTGCATCCCCTTCGGAATGAGCGACTACCAGACGCTGCTCATCAGCTGTTTGGGGGAATCTGCATGTGAGTTGTGGCTCGGTTCCACGGCTGGAGGAAGGTGGTGGTCAATGTTCTGATCTGACCCTCCAGTGATCCCGGTCAACATCCTGCTGCTCAACGTGTTCGGACGCAGGATCAGTCTGTcggttctgcagctgctggctgCGTTTTTCTTCATGATGCTCAACATCTGCTCCACCATGTACGGGCTTGTCCACTGAAGCCATCTTCATGACGGTGAACTTGGCACCCCTTTATATTTCCACTCTCCCTGCAGGTTTGGTTTCACGGTGCTGCTCTTTCTGCTGcggtctgtggtctccatgaaCTTCAACGTCGTATACATTTACACAGCAGAGGTACCTTTGTTTGACCTTCAAAAACAGCTGCTTCCTGAAAGTGTTCTGACTCGTACCTGTGCGCTCAGGTGTACCCCACCGTGGCCCGGTCTCTGGGAATGGGCTTCTGCACATCTTTCAGCAGAATCGGAGGAATGATCGCACCCTTCATCGCTCAGGTGAGATGGTCGACCATCTGGCTCCAGGTCGGATCTGAAGCTGACTGCTGTGGACTGTAGGTGCTGATGTCACAGTCGGTGGTCAAAGCCCTCAGTCCCTTCGCTGTGGCATGTGTCCTGTGTGCACTGGGGAACTGCCTGCTGCCCATAGAAACTAAAGGACGAGCGCTGCTGGTGAGAATGACACAATACCAATCCAAACATGTCGCCTGACTCCCCATGTGTGACcagaagtttgtttgtttcagcaaaCCTCCTGACCACTCCAGCAGAAAACTTGGATACTgttacatttattgaatttcTGTAGATATTAAGTATAACTGTGCCCCTCTGTAAGAAACCTGCCTATGAAAGGGGGAACCTCAAGTTGgcccaaaacaaaataaagtcatttgAATGTGCTACACTGCTTATATATGTTTAACACCTCCGCCTCCCACTTGTTCTAGTTGGGACCTGCAGCCGGTCAATCAACagcttaaaaaaacagaacagcgGTTACTAAAACATCTGGATCTTTAATTGGGCTTCCTTTTTTAAACATCTTGAAAACAGTCAGCACAGACAGTCTGATCACACatacgctcacacacactgactccagAGATTCAAAATTAAATCTCAGGTTAACACTTCTTTTtagtgatgtaaaaaaaaaatactaatgtTCAGATCATTCGAGGAAACACATTTAAGACAATTTCACCGTTAAAAGTCACATTTCCACAGATACTTTCTCTAGACTCAGCGAGTCTGACACCCATGACCTCTGATGTGGTTGGTCCATCCGTTAGCAGCGTCCACTGCGActcaatgtaaacaaacaggagCGCTCCACACCTGGAGAGCACAATTTCCTGGGGCTCACGGCGTGGCAGTTTTTTCGACCCTCAGATGTGGCGTCTATTTGTGTcggcttcctctcctcttcatggCAGCCGTGCACTGGGGACAGTACCACTTCCCTTTAGGTGCCTCTGTCAGACCCACACAACCGTAGTGGAACCACTCGATGGGACACTGCACACAAGGATGACCACGTTAGTGTCTGACCAACTTCATGAATTAACTCAACTGAAGGTGATGCTAAACTAAAAAATGAGGATGATAAAAGATACTCACGTCTGTGTTGTCACAGCCAACCATCTCTCCGTAAGACACCTGCAGAGACATTAAGAACGCCTGAGTGACGGGGCACAGCGGCGGCTCACCATCAGTGGACGACTTGTCTGTTACTTACCTGGTTGCAGATGCAGTATCTAGGCTCGTTGGGATCGTAGGTCCAGTCTACCTGGCTATTGGCCTCAGCCTCAGGCAGCACCGACACCTGTTGGGACAGTTCCTGCGCCAGCGCCGATGATGAGGAACAGGATGACAGCGAAGAGGAAGACGACGACGAGGACGACTGGTGGTTGGAAGACTTGATGTTGCTtctggaaacacacaaacaagatgAGCCTCCAGTGACTCTGGGGTCAACGTGTGGACAGACGGGGGTGGGGCATACTTCGACTTGCGCCCTCGAGAGTCGGAGGAGGTCGGAGCAAGATTCTGGGTGAGGGTGGATGCCAGAGCGGACGAGGAATAACCAGAGTTTTCCCGGGACAAAGAGAACTCTCTGCTAAGCTGGAAGTCATTGTTCTTGATGGCTTCGTAGCTGGCTTTCAGACTGGACGACCGGCGGCCTTCCTTCATCTGAACAAACAGAGTTGGTCACATGGCGACCACGCAACCCACCACAGGATGTGGTGCAAGCCGACGGCTACCTGTGCTGTGGCTTGTACTGCCTGAGCCGCTGCCATGGTGATGgccccagctccagcagctggcCCGGCGGGTAGAGAGCTCAGGTTGTAAGAGGCCAGAGGCTGAGATGAGTTGACGCTGTAGACACTGTTGGTGGACGACTGAGAGTTGTTGGTGCGGCAGCCTGCAGACACCAGAAGTAAAGCAAACAAGTTTGAATTTGGAAGGTTAAACAGGGTCTATTTTATAATCTTCACGCATAGTGAAATTATTACTATGCGTGTAACAACATACATACTCTGGTTACAATTATTGCTAAAACCTTTCTATTATGGAAGGCAAACTGTTACGCAATTAGaggttaaaatgttttttttttaaataatgaaaaaaataaaaataaaagcattacaACTGAGTTGGCTGAAACAGCAAATGTTTTATAAATGGGTTGGGGTAATTCCAAAGACAAAGAAGCCAAATAGAGTTGCAGAAAAATCAGCGGTTACCTGGCGTGTTTTCTTTGGAGGCGTCTGAGGTGAGTGTGGACAACAGGGCTTCTGACTTGAACTTTTTCTCTGGGATGTGATCGGTGGAGTGATGAGTGGGTGCGCTGTATTTTCTCTCTGAGAAGAAGAAAGGCAACACAGTACAAGCTTGAGAGCAACTCCGCTTCAGGGGCTTGGGGAAACGTGTTAAGTTTATCGAACATGGTGTCACGCCAGGCGACACAGTGATGCATGACTTACTCTCAGttgttgtgtgtgagtggacGTGATGGTTGTTGACTGGTTGAGAGGGACTGTCCATCTCCAGAGAACCTGAAAGTCACGTCAGATGTCAGCAACTGTCAGCTTCACTTCCATCACTTTGAAACAGCAACTTGTCCGCTGCAGCTCAGACTTACGTCTCTCCAGAATCTCTGTGATTCCAGCGTTGTCAGCCTCCAACTCCATTTTGAATTTGGCCAGTTCCTGATCCAGTTTGCGCAGATGACGATCCACCTGAACACAACATTAACAAATGCAGTAATAGATCTGACTCCCTACGTATGAGATGTACAGCTAGACATATTGTGAATAAATCACTGGCTTgctgatttatatattttgaaacaagacactcgacattcatgTAAACTTCTATTAAAATAAGAAGACAAATTTGATACTAAAACAagtgtaataataaaaaactatATAAATGTGAGAAAGTTCAGAGGTCAAATGGAAGCACTCATGATGCATCTCTCACTTACAAGATCGTAGATCTGATTGGCCAGCTGGACTTTCTCATCAGCATCCTCCAGAGCTTTGTAATAATCCTGGAACGGTTCAAAGAGCAACATCACCGATGATGACTTCACTTCTCTGAAGGCCACTCTGTTCGACTCCTCACCTTCTTGATCAATTCCATGTGTTCTTCTCGCCACTCTGGCTTGTTCTTTTTAGCGTTGGCAAAGAAATCAACAACCTTCTGTTCCAGTTGATCAGTAGcgtctaaataaaaaaaaaaaagagacagacATGAAGAACAGCGGTCACTTCTGCAGCCGAGAAAATGAGGTGAACCAACACTATTGTTGAGGAATAAGAATTATTAATAATGGCTTCGAAGGCTTTTCCCTCccagaaaataaagaattttGCAACAAAATAATATATGCATTGATACATTGTTTGCCTCTGAATTTGACCGTGGCAGGCACGATCGAAAGGATCTTGGGTCGGCGAAGAAAAAGACAAGAGCAGACGACTGGCACATAGCATCTGCACAGGAACCCATTCTTTATCGGAGAGTGAACAGCATTACATTGAAGCatgatcattttcttctttatctTTTAGGATTtcccacagcaagtcagtctcctccaccttgacTTCACACTGTGCATCCTCcctactaaaccccaacactaCAATGAACCTCAATGAAAAACTCGTCATATTGATAGACAAATGACTGCAACTATTTGCATCTCTAGCAAACTATAGTTGCAGGACTGCTTTCTAGACTAGCATCACTATCATGGGATGTAACATTAGGAACACGAATTACAGCAAATACATTGCCAAAGGATACAAAAGGGTTATGATAATGGAATCCATTAGTCCTCTATGACAAAATGTAATGTTATATCAATATGATTATGAACCTCATTTTTTTCGTtccaattaaatatttttacagtaaatgaaatattaaaatgatcgCATAACTATACTATACATATCATTTTTCGTTGCGGAGACATCACTGTTGTGTGGGACGGCAGACGCTGTGGTGCGCGCAGCACCTACTTTGAACCTGCAGGTCCATCTCCCTCATTTCCGTAAACCTGTCGCGGAGATCCATGGGAAGCTGCTCGATCACTGCGAGACAAGAAAAAACGGTGAACATGCTAACCCGGCTAGGCTAACACACGGAGGAACGTATCTCGTTCTATCAGACATATTAACCCGTTATACGAGGCGGTTGCGCCTCTAATATTCATATAGTGACCAGTACTCACTCTCAAGATAATCCTCTAGGTACAACATTGTGCCAAATTTTGTGTATTAAGAGTTTTACGGCACGGATTTCTTCTTTCAATATGGCGCCGCCAGTCGCTGTCTCGCTCAGAAAAAATAGCCTGAATCTGAGGTCAGACTACGTCACGCTCGGAAATATCTCTGCTCTGATTGGTTGAGACTCAAATGGGGCGTAGAATTTCGTCATAGAAACAGATGCCTGACGGGAGTTGTAGTTTGAGATgcacaattttgtttttgtccccAAAAAGTGAACGCGGTCCTAAACGAACAGCGTATAATAAAATCACACTGCGTGAGGGCCACATTCATTATTATATAAAAAGACATGTTAAAATGTATAATTTTAATAAAAAGTATAATTTCCCCGCTTCCAGTCCGACACCCATGGCTGCCTTG
This window contains:
- the ing3 gene encoding inhibitor of growth protein 3, yielding MLYLEDYLEMIEQLPMDLRDRFTEMREMDLQVQNATDQLEQKVVDFFANAKKNKPEWREEHMELIKKDYYKALEDADEKVQLANQIYDLVDRHLRKLDQELAKFKMELEADNAGITEILERRSLEMDSPSQPVNNHHVHSHTTTEKRKYSAPTHHSTDHIPEKKFKSEALLSTLTSDASKENTPGCRTNNSQSSTNSVYSVNSSQPLASYNLSSLPAGPAAGAGAITMAAAQAVQATAQMKEGRRSSSLKASYEAIKNNDFQLSREFSLSRENSGYSSSALASTLTQNLAPTSSDSRGRKSKSNIKSSNHQSSSSSSSSSLSSCSSSSALAQELSQQVSVLPEAEANSQVDWTYDPNEPRYCICNQVSYGEMVGCDNTDCPIEWFHYGCVGLTEAPKGKWYCPQCTAAMKRRGSRHK
- the svopl gene encoding putative transporter SVOPL, whose translation is MADGMKTELVSAIHLQEVELNWSPLESGQKRKHEKEQTFTVEEAVETIGFGRFHIILFLIMGSTNIVEAMEIMLLAVVSPEIRCEWQLKDWEVALVSTMVFMGFMACGALSGYIADRYGRWKVVFVGFVWSSYFSLLTSFAPSYGWFIFLRTMVGCGVAGVSQGFVLKTEFIPAKHRATLLPLATVFWMIGSMLIIILGMLVVPTLGWRWMIRFSVTPSIILIFLFKFIPESARYNVSAGNHQAALNTLSKIAKMNRAHLPPGHLVEPTVKERGNWRILLTPSLRRTTLLLWYSWFVASFIYYGSVLSSSELLEKNLLCVTDPDTEHAVKHKHEDGICYCIPFGMSDYQTLLISCLGESALIPVNILLLNVFGRRISLSVLQLLAAFFFMMLNICSTMFGFTVLLFLLRSVVSMNFNVVYIYTAEVYPTVARSLGMGFCTSFSRIGGMIAPFIAQVLMSQSVVKALSPFAVACVLCALGNCLLPIETKGRALLQTS